Proteins from a single region of Bdellovibrio bacteriovorus HD100:
- a CDS encoding chemotaxis protein CheW, translating into MSDFFGDDFTAELKAYFLDSVTKEIDKFIDLTDEKLWRRILSEVSEQTRAWAVDAKTNEFLHLAAWLEGFDEKSRNLEGAAELIKALKTLKGYVEALGVEKADSADLATRFALNAQNLREILLLHCRFGSQEFAVPILSVIEISGRLPLYDLPEKKEGLLGVIPFRGEAVPVVNLQDHGFARMDADNFFYVICEEQGVRFSLQVTHTDDMISLKEADLQNFENQSSMMSANFVHQFFIKDRRSIMVLDLEKLVA; encoded by the coding sequence ATGAGTGATTTCTTCGGTGATGACTTCACAGCGGAACTCAAAGCCTATTTCCTGGACAGCGTGACCAAGGAGATAGACAAGTTCATTGATCTGACCGATGAAAAATTATGGCGCCGGATTCTGTCCGAGGTTTCCGAGCAAACCCGCGCCTGGGCTGTGGATGCCAAAACAAATGAGTTCCTGCATCTGGCCGCGTGGCTGGAAGGTTTTGATGAAAAGAGCCGCAACCTGGAAGGGGCTGCGGAGTTGATCAAAGCCTTGAAGACTCTTAAGGGCTATGTAGAAGCTCTGGGTGTTGAAAAGGCCGATTCAGCGGATCTGGCCACCCGTTTTGCGCTCAATGCGCAGAACCTGCGGGAGATTCTGCTTCTGCACTGCCGCTTTGGCAGCCAGGAGTTCGCCGTTCCGATCTTAAGTGTGATCGAAATCAGCGGCAGGCTGCCGCTCTACGATCTGCCAGAGAAAAAAGAGGGCCTTCTGGGAGTCATTCCGTTCCGCGGTGAAGCGGTGCCGGTGGTGAATCTTCAGGATCATGGCTTTGCCCGGATGGATGCTGACAATTTCTTCTATGTGATTTGTGAAGAGCAGGGGGTTCGATTCTCTCTGCAGGTCACTCACACCGATGACATGATCAGCCTGAAAGAAGCCGATTTGCAAAATTTTGAAAACCAATCCTCCATGATGTCTGCGAACTTTGTTCACCAGTTTTTCATCAAAGACCGCCGCAGTATCATGGTTCTGGATCTTGAAAAACTGGTGGCTTGA
- a CDS encoding chemotaxis protein CheB produces MNTHYLFPGKLAAFKEETVISTLLGSCVAVALHDPTTRIGGLNHYLLADGMPDERENTRYGAHAIPLLIEECVHLGANRGRLQAKIYGGGNVISVSQIGEGIGKRNIEFAEKILRDHGIPILERNVAGESARTIKMNTATFEVLHNSSQGGSVDKPVDVSGFRPLAVAKSVKVLVVDDSATVRTLFTNIFTKSGLEVVGSAADAYQAREMILSKKPDVLTLDIEMPKMSGVMFLEKLMKHHPIPVVMVSSLASTGEAAMKSLELGAVEFVHKPSQFDPAVLKDLAGMLVDKVRAAASVNILKKLKETPAPQEIKTTTFATPTRRRAAELKVVVLGGNAGSAEALEKFVKGLAADTPPVVVACSTVANFVTAFISKLKVGSKVTPVVGKDGDFLRMGHVYFVPAEHHGKIVTGPQGPVLNLSKGAPVSSQLPSANVLFNSAAQSYGQGVYALLLGGFGTDGVDGLVEVQKRGGASVVQHPEEAQFPYAPQKAIELGVADEILKADMLAHHLMQYRNQNLY; encoded by the coding sequence ATGAACACTCATTATCTTTTTCCCGGTAAGCTGGCGGCCTTCAAAGAAGAGACCGTGATTTCCACTTTGCTGGGCTCTTGCGTGGCGGTGGCTTTGCATGACCCCACAACCCGCATCGGCGGCTTGAATCACTATCTGCTTGCCGATGGCATGCCGGACGAACGCGAGAACACGCGCTATGGGGCGCATGCCATTCCGTTGCTGATTGAAGAGTGTGTTCATCTGGGAGCCAATCGCGGCCGCCTGCAGGCCAAGATTTACGGCGGCGGGAATGTGATCAGTGTTTCCCAGATTGGGGAAGGCATTGGCAAGCGCAACATCGAGTTCGCGGAAAAGATCCTGCGTGATCACGGCATTCCGATCCTGGAAAGAAATGTCGCCGGTGAATCGGCGCGCACAATTAAAATGAACACGGCCACTTTTGAAGTGCTGCACAACTCCTCGCAAGGGGGCAGTGTTGATAAACCTGTGGATGTCTCGGGCTTCAGACCCTTGGCTGTGGCCAAAAGCGTGAAGGTTCTGGTCGTCGATGACTCGGCAACCGTGCGAACTCTGTTCACGAATATCTTCACCAAAAGCGGACTGGAAGTTGTCGGTTCTGCGGCGGACGCCTATCAGGCGCGTGAAATGATTTTGAGCAAGAAACCCGACGTTCTGACTCTGGACATCGAGATGCCGAAGATGTCGGGTGTGATGTTCCTGGAAAAGCTGATGAAGCATCACCCGATCCCGGTGGTGATGGTTTCCTCTTTGGCCAGTACCGGTGAAGCGGCGATGAAATCCCTGGAGCTGGGTGCTGTGGAGTTCGTGCACAAGCCTTCGCAGTTTGACCCGGCGGTTTTAAAGGACCTGGCGGGAATGCTGGTGGACAAAGTCCGCGCGGCGGCTTCGGTGAATATTTTGAAGAAACTTAAAGAGACTCCGGCCCCTCAGGAAATCAAGACCACCACCTTTGCGACTCCGACCCGTCGTCGTGCGGCTGAGTTGAAAGTGGTGGTGCTGGGCGGAAATGCCGGCAGTGCGGAAGCGCTGGAAAAGTTTGTCAAAGGCCTTGCGGCGGACACGCCTCCGGTGGTGGTGGCCTGCAGTACGGTGGCGAACTTTGTGACGGCTTTCATCAGCAAGCTGAAGGTGGGATCCAAAGTCACGCCGGTGGTGGGTAAAGACGGTGATTTCCTCAGAATGGGGCATGTTTATTTTGTGCCAGCCGAACACCATGGGAAAATCGTCACCGGTCCTCAGGGACCCGTGCTGAATCTTTCCAAAGGAGCTCCGGTTTCCTCACAATTGCCTTCGGCGAACGTGCTTTTCAACTCGGCGGCGCAGTCTTATGGGCAGGGTGTTTATGCCCTGCTGTTGGGTGGGTTTGGCACCGACGGAGTCGATGGACTGGTGGAAGTGCAAAAACGCGGTGGCGCCAGCGTGGTGCAGCACCCGGAAGAAGCTCAATTTCCCTATGCTCCTCAAAAAGCGATTGAACTGGGAGTGGCGGATGAGATACTTAAAGCCGACATGTTGGCGCATCACCTGATGCAGTATCGAAACCAAAACTTATACTAG
- a CDS encoding aldehyde dehydrogenase family protein codes for MELQNFIGGAFVPSDSQKTFAKISPFDGTELARVTASDAMDVIKAIQSAKKAAPVMKDMPLSDRASLLLKLASALEEKSDDCAYQEALHQGLPQSFVLEHSLRPAIRILKEVAGSLNQPLSAQVLPQPVGLVGIIASWNLSLLLVIERLAPALAAGNACVVKISELSPITAQILGEALQKAEVPAGAVSLLQGDAEVGKVVAGHPSIHAVTAVGKTSTMEQIAKAGLSQFKKLQLAGSVKNSSVVLSGTDFQAQMAEILKSFLVGQGQLCWNSSRLFLLESMSADFIEAMKTYLDKLEPLMDPKGTSPWTPLITSARREELQKKVQEGKVEHGKVLSGGDSGPGPGFHMKPVMMLDLPNCSVLQQDELQGPLFLMTPVKYQHEILKWANTSYLAQSAVVWGPQEKLGKVASQLDCAQVWLNQWQPNSLNNVFGFKQSSFGNPDQAWSGTFYSDVKILTGTL; via the coding sequence TTGGAACTGCAAAATTTTATCGGAGGGGCCTTTGTCCCTTCCGACAGTCAGAAAACCTTCGCAAAAATTTCTCCTTTTGATGGCACGGAACTGGCGCGCGTGACGGCGTCAGATGCCATGGATGTGATTAAAGCCATCCAGTCGGCAAAAAAAGCGGCCCCTGTGATGAAGGATATGCCTTTGTCTGACCGTGCCTCTTTGCTGTTGAAGCTGGCCTCTGCTCTGGAGGAAAAATCCGACGACTGTGCTTATCAGGAAGCCCTTCATCAGGGCTTGCCTCAAAGTTTTGTTCTGGAGCACAGTCTGCGTCCGGCCATCAGAATTTTGAAAGAAGTCGCGGGAAGTCTGAATCAGCCCCTGTCAGCCCAGGTGCTGCCGCAGCCCGTGGGGCTTGTGGGTATTATCGCTTCGTGGAACTTGTCTTTGCTATTGGTGATCGAGCGCTTGGCCCCGGCTTTGGCAGCGGGGAATGCGTGTGTGGTGAAGATCTCTGAGCTGTCGCCGATCACGGCGCAGATTCTGGGTGAGGCTTTGCAAAAAGCGGAAGTCCCGGCAGGAGCCGTGTCTTTGCTTCAAGGGGATGCCGAAGTCGGCAAGGTCGTGGCTGGTCATCCCAGCATTCACGCGGTGACGGCTGTGGGGAAGACCTCCACGATGGAACAAATTGCCAAGGCGGGTCTTTCACAGTTTAAGAAACTGCAACTGGCTGGCAGCGTGAAGAACTCTTCCGTGGTGCTCTCCGGGACTGACTTTCAGGCGCAGATGGCAGAGATTCTGAAATCCTTCCTGGTGGGTCAGGGGCAGCTTTGCTGGAACAGCTCCCGTTTGTTCCTTTTGGAATCCATGTCCGCTGATTTTATTGAGGCGATGAAGACATATCTTGATAAGCTGGAGCCTTTGATGGACCCGAAGGGCACTTCTCCGTGGACGCCGCTGATCACGTCCGCCCGTCGCGAAGAACTGCAGAAGAAAGTTCAGGAAGGCAAAGTCGAACATGGGAAAGTATTGTCGGGTGGTGACAGCGGTCCGGGCCCGGGCTTTCACATGAAGCCGGTGATGATGCTGGATCTGCCGAACTGTTCGGTTCTGCAGCAGGATGAATTGCAGGGCCCTTTGTTTCTGATGACTCCGGTCAAATATCAGCATGAAATTCTGAAGTGGGCGAACACGTCTTATCTGGCTCAGTCCGCGGTGGTCTGGGGGCCTCAGGAAAAACTGGGTAAGGTGGCTTCGCAGTTGGATTGCGCGCAAGTGTGGCTGAATCAGTGGCAGCCCAATTCCCTCAACAATGTCTTTGGATTCAAACAATCCAGCTTCGGAAATCCAGATCAAGCCTGGTCAGGCACCTTTTATTCGGATGTTAAGATCTTGACGGGGACATTGTAA
- a CDS encoding response regulator, translated as MALLIALELFTLYFAMNSLSSVRAFVAGESMWSKGQKDAVITLHKYARTRDPQFYITFQENVRVPLGDSKARNALEQVPPDTAKAKEGLLQGKVHPDDIPGVISLVLRFHDFKHVKKAIEIWREGDQMTQELIVMGENLHMLIQKNAPESEIFKALNSVDDLNDRLTVLEASFSYTLGEGSRWLENMLMITLIFAVLIVEGTGLFLTISFSRNLSKGLSELNSAAHEVGEGRFDVQVPVRSGDELGQLAESINLMAHHLSSSIGERQQAEQASQLKSLFLANMSHEIRTPLAAIIGFSDLLKESNLDESERLQYVNIIHRTGEHLTRIINDILDLSKVEAGHLEMQSHPVNLNSLLEDLHILMVARVGDKPVHVEFNRRGIVPDMIRTDPLRLRQILTNIIGNAIKFTDQGYVRMTYEISGSNLLFTVKDTGVGISSAQRSNLFQAFSQIDNSVSRKYEGTGLGLVLSRRLAQMMGGDVHLEDSEPGKGCTFIVKISLDIPKIHTQKIVPIKAKEVHLAAQLSSTSILLVDDVEDNRLLIQRMLAKRGANLTLATNGQEGLTKALEKEFDIILMDIQMPVMDGYTATRKLRQAGYSKPIIALTAHAMKDDRERCLEAGCTDYLTKPVQVESLIQTILNYSMETT; from the coding sequence ATGGCACTCCTTATTGCCCTGGAGCTTTTCACGCTTTATTTCGCCATGAATTCACTTTCTTCTGTGCGCGCCTTTGTTGCCGGAGAAAGCATGTGGTCGAAGGGGCAGAAAGACGCCGTCATCACTTTGCACAAATACGCCCGCACCCGGGACCCGCAGTTTTACATCACCTTCCAGGAAAACGTGCGTGTGCCCTTGGGCGACAGCAAAGCCCGCAACGCTCTTGAACAGGTTCCGCCCGACACCGCAAAGGCCAAAGAAGGTCTGCTGCAAGGAAAGGTCCATCCGGATGATATCCCGGGGGTTATCTCTTTGGTGCTGCGATTTCATGACTTCAAACACGTGAAAAAAGCCATCGAGATCTGGCGCGAGGGTGACCAGATGACTCAAGAGCTGATTGTCATGGGTGAAAACCTGCACATGCTGATTCAAAAAAACGCTCCGGAGTCTGAGATCTTCAAGGCCTTGAACAGTGTGGATGATCTGAATGACCGCCTGACCGTTCTGGAAGCGTCGTTTTCGTACACTCTGGGTGAAGGATCCCGCTGGCTGGAAAACATGCTGATGATCACACTGATCTTTGCCGTGCTGATCGTCGAAGGCACCGGCCTGTTTCTGACCATCAGTTTCAGTCGCAATCTTTCCAAGGGCCTTTCCGAACTGAACAGCGCCGCGCACGAAGTCGGCGAAGGCCGCTTTGATGTTCAGGTGCCGGTTCGTTCCGGTGATGAACTGGGGCAACTGGCCGAGTCCATCAATCTGATGGCTCACCACCTGAGCAGCAGCATCGGAGAAAGACAGCAAGCCGAACAAGCCAGTCAGCTGAAAAGTTTGTTCCTGGCAAATATGTCCCACGAGATCCGCACGCCCCTGGCGGCAATCATTGGTTTTTCAGATTTGCTGAAAGAATCAAACCTGGATGAAAGCGAACGCCTGCAGTACGTGAACATCATTCACCGCACCGGCGAACACCTGACCCGCATCATCAACGACATTCTGGATCTTTCGAAAGTGGAGGCTGGCCATCTGGAAATGCAAAGTCACCCGGTGAATCTGAACTCGCTGCTGGAGGATCTGCACATCCTGATGGTGGCACGCGTGGGTGACAAGCCCGTGCATGTCGAGTTCAATCGCCGTGGCATCGTGCCGGACATGATTCGCACCGATCCTTTGCGTCTGCGCCAGATCCTGACCAATATCATCGGCAACGCCATCAAGTTCACTGATCAGGGTTATGTGCGCATGACCTATGAAATCTCGGGCAGCAATCTGCTTTTCACCGTCAAAGACACTGGTGTGGGAATTTCATCCGCGCAAAGATCCAATTTGTTCCAGGCATTCTCGCAAATCGACAACTCGGTTTCGCGCAAATATGAAGGCACAGGACTGGGGCTGGTGCTTTCTCGTCGTCTGGCACAGATGATGGGCGGAGATGTCCACTTGGAGGACAGTGAGCCCGGCAAAGGCTGCACGTTCATCGTAAAAATCTCTTTGGACATTCCCAAGATCCACACGCAAAAAATCGTCCCCATCAAGGCCAAGGAAGTTCACTTGGCGGCACAGCTTTCCTCGACATCGATCCTTTTGGTGGATGATGTTGAAGACAACCGCTTGTTGATTCAAAGGATGCTGGCCAAACGGGGTGCGAACCTGACCTTGGCCACCAACGGACAGGAAGGCCTGACCAAAGCACTTGAAAAAGAATTTGATATCATCCTGATGGATATTCAGATGCCGGTGATGGATGGCTACACAGCCACTCGAAAACTGCGCCAGGCCGGCTATAGCAAGCCGATCATCGCCCTGACGGCGCATGCGATGAAAGATGACCGCGAACGTTGCCTTGAAGCGGGCTGCACAGACTATCTGACGAAGCCCGTACAGGTGGAGTCATTGATTCAGACTATTTTGAACTATTCGATGGAAACCACTTAG
- a CDS encoding D-alanine--D-alanine ligase family protein, whose product MKKIVALIFGGKSAEHEVSLRSAKNVADALDKDKFTPVLIGISKEGSWYRFPDMGVFTEATKIVDSALPSKAEPVALMSLQGKPVLYSLKDHSKTAVDVAFPILHGTMGEDGTIQGLFKMVQLPFVGCGVWSSAAGMDKEIMKRLLAVAKIPNARYLLLTPHQKNDYNEIVKELGSPFFIKPANAGSSVGVHKIKTAEDFVVKLKDAFQFDTKVLAEEFIQGREVECSVMGHNHAPKASLPGEVIPQHEFYSYEAKYIDDNGALLKIPAELSPETTKAVQKMAEQTYQAMGCDGLTRVDFFIRPNGELYINEINTIPGFTKISMYPKMWEASGLSYKDLISQLIQLGFEKFEGEQSLKTSYLD is encoded by the coding sequence ATGAAGAAAATTGTGGCTTTGATTTTTGGTGGCAAGTCTGCGGAGCATGAAGTTTCTTTGCGTTCGGCTAAGAATGTGGCGGATGCTTTGGATAAAGACAAGTTTACGCCCGTTTTGATTGGGATCAGTAAAGAAGGCAGCTGGTATCGTTTCCCGGATATGGGTGTCTTTACTGAGGCGACCAAGATTGTTGATAGCGCCCTTCCCTCCAAAGCAGAGCCGGTGGCTTTGATGTCTTTGCAGGGGAAACCGGTCCTTTATTCCTTGAAAGATCATTCCAAGACCGCGGTCGACGTGGCCTTCCCTATTTTGCATGGAACTATGGGTGAAGACGGAACGATTCAGGGGCTGTTTAAGATGGTTCAGCTTCCGTTTGTGGGTTGCGGAGTTTGGTCCTCTGCGGCGGGCATGGACAAAGAGATCATGAAACGTCTTTTGGCCGTGGCGAAAATCCCGAACGCCCGTTATCTGCTGCTGACTCCGCATCAGAAAAACGACTACAACGAAATCGTCAAAGAGCTGGGCTCCCCGTTCTTTATCAAACCGGCCAATGCCGGGTCTTCTGTCGGCGTTCATAAAATCAAAACTGCCGAAGACTTTGTCGTGAAACTGAAAGACGCCTTCCAATTTGACACCAAAGTTCTGGCCGAGGAATTCATCCAGGGCCGCGAAGTGGAATGTTCCGTGATGGGCCATAACCACGCTCCCAAAGCCTCTTTGCCGGGCGAGGTGATCCCGCAGCACGAATTCTATTCCTATGAAGCCAAGTACATCGACGACAACGGCGCCCTTCTGAAAATTCCGGCAGAGCTGTCACCAGAGACCACCAAAGCCGTGCAAAAGATGGCTGAACAAACCTATCAGGCCATGGGCTGCGATGGTTTGACCCGTGTCGACTTCTTCATTCGCCCGAATGGGGAGCTGTACATCAACGAAATCAACACCATTCCTGGTTTTACCAAGATTTCGATGTATCCCAAAATGTGGGAAGCCTCTGGTCTGAGCTACAAAGATTTGATCTCTCAGCTGATTCAATTGGGCTTTGAAAAGTTCGAAGGCGAGCAAAGCCTCAAAACCAGCTACTTGGATTAA
- the elbB gene encoding isoprenoid biosynthesis glyoxalase ElbB has protein sequence MKKIAVVLSGCGHRDGSEITESVSLLIGLHQAGAEVHCFAPDIQIPITNHINGEAQGEKRSLLTEAARIARGHIQSLDKLHAKDFDAVVFPGGYGAAKNLSNWAEKGAQCEVNPDVKRVILEFHSASKPIGALCIAPVLVAKVLGDKKVTVTIGDDAATAAEIEKTGAIHEECPVNDYITDRESKVVTTPAYMYGDAKPNEVFAGIFGLAHEIVEWA, from the coding sequence ATGAAAAAAATTGCCGTTGTACTCTCTGGTTGTGGTCATCGCGACGGAAGCGAAATCACTGAATCCGTCAGTTTGTTGATCGGCCTTCACCAGGCAGGGGCCGAAGTTCACTGCTTCGCTCCTGACATTCAAATTCCCATCACCAATCATATCAATGGCGAAGCTCAAGGCGAAAAGCGCAGTCTGCTGACTGAGGCTGCCCGCATCGCCCGTGGTCATATTCAAAGCCTGGATAAACTTCACGCCAAAGATTTTGATGCTGTTGTTTTCCCCGGCGGTTATGGCGCCGCCAAGAACCTGAGCAACTGGGCAGAAAAAGGGGCCCAGTGTGAAGTGAATCCGGATGTAAAACGTGTGATCCTTGAATTCCACTCGGCCAGCAAACCTATCGGAGCCCTTTGTATTGCTCCGGTTCTGGTGGCAAAAGTTCTGGGCGACAAGAAAGTCACGGTGACCATTGGTGATGATGCGGCCACGGCGGCGGAAATTGAAAAAACCGGAGCCATTCACGAAGAGTGCCCGGTGAATGACTATATCACCGACCGCGAAAGCAAAGTGGTCACAACTCCGGCCTATATGTACGGAGATGCAAAACCGAATGAAGTCTTTGCCGGCATCTTTGGTTTGGCCCACGAAATCGTGGAATGGGCTTGA
- a CDS encoding GNAT family N-acetyltransferase: MEGPRSPLEAELPQVLDFLNKKLRTDASWSIAAEYPTAFSSNNLHNMRIIADEGSVLSHAVMKPLIIKSPHVIFKVGAIGSVVTDDQHQGQGYSTQIIKDCLKSATEQSCDIAILWTDLFDFYRRMGFELAGSEVSFVIEENFDVPPINLRFSTDNKVSPDAIYRLYAAHSVNSVRTIEETRKFLSIPQTKVYTAWEPNGQLAAYAIEGKGADLGGYIHEWGGSVSKLMALFAFIRAQKDQPYTIICPRHATNLIQALQTKDVTMNHGYLGMIKLVNFDQLAAKIKRAFRAEGIADIVLEKHPNHFVFGVGQDLYTINNETDMVRLLFGPVDFRGLGIFKEETAIKLEKILPLNLWIWGWDSI, from the coding sequence ATGGAAGGACCTCGTTCCCCCCTGGAAGCTGAGCTTCCTCAGGTTCTGGATTTCCTCAATAAAAAGCTGCGCACTGATGCCTCTTGGTCCATTGCTGCGGAATATCCAACAGCCTTTTCCTCTAACAACTTGCACAATATGCGTATCATCGCCGATGAGGGATCCGTATTATCCCATGCGGTTATGAAACCTCTTATCATTAAAAGCCCCCATGTGATCTTTAAAGTGGGCGCGATCGGCTCTGTCGTCACCGACGATCAGCACCAGGGTCAGGGTTACAGCACGCAGATCATCAAAGACTGCCTGAAATCCGCAACCGAACAGTCCTGCGATATCGCGATTCTGTGGACCGACCTGTTTGATTTCTACCGCCGCATGGGCTTTGAACTGGCGGGATCGGAAGTCAGCTTTGTGATCGAGGAAAACTTTGATGTTCCGCCGATCAATCTGCGTTTCTCCACCGACAACAAAGTGTCGCCGGATGCAATTTACCGCCTTTATGCGGCTCATTCCGTCAATTCTGTGCGCACGATTGAAGAAACCAGAAAGTTCCTCTCAATCCCACAAACAAAAGTGTACACCGCCTGGGAACCGAACGGCCAATTGGCAGCGTATGCGATTGAAGGAAAAGGTGCGGATCTGGGTGGCTATATCCATGAATGGGGCGGCTCGGTTTCAAAACTGATGGCGCTGTTTGCCTTCATCCGCGCACAAAAAGATCAGCCCTACACCATCATCTGCCCACGCCATGCAACGAACCTGATTCAGGCTTTGCAAACCAAGGATGTGACGATGAACCATGGTTATCTGGGCATGATCAAGCTGGTGAACTTTGACCAGCTGGCAGCCAAGATCAAACGTGCGTTCCGCGCCGAAGGCATCGCCGACATCGTGCTGGAAAAACATCCCAACCACTTCGTCTTCGGAGTCGGTCAGGATCTTTACACCATCAACAACGAAACAGACATGGTGCGCCTGCTGTTTGGCCCGGTGGACTTCCGCGGCTTGGGAATCTTTAAAGAAGAAACCGCGATCAAACTTGAAAAAATACTGCCACTGAATCTGTGGATCTGGGGATGGGACTCTATATGA
- a CDS encoding ferredoxin, which produces MAEKSQSWKENKPGKMFVDQSCIACDACVLTAPKNFSMHEEDGHAFVSRQPETPEEEALCKEAMEGCPVEAIGNDGE; this is translated from the coding sequence ATGGCAGAGAAAAGTCAGTCTTGGAAAGAAAATAAGCCCGGCAAGATGTTCGTGGATCAGTCTTGCATTGCTTGTGATGCCTGCGTTCTGACGGCGCCTAAGAATTTCTCCATGCATGAGGAAGACGGCCACGCGTTCGTATCCCGCCAGCCGGAAACTCCGGAAGAAGAAGCTCTGTGCAAAGAGGCCATGGAAGGTTGCCCGGTTGAGGCAATCGGAAACGATGGCGAGTAA
- the nth gene encoding endonuclease III has product MASKQSPAKKPSAKQAGILATIELLKRYYPDAYCALNYTNPFELLVATILSAQCTDERVNMVTPALFKKYPTPKAMAKAPVESLEELIRSTGFYKNKAKNLKACATTLVEKHHGEVPQSLEALVELGGVGRKTANVVLGNAFNIPSGIVVDTHVTRLANRLGWVKTDNAVMIERQLSKLVPVEDWIMLPHWLISHGRAVCKARKPACSHCFLEETCPKKGV; this is encoded by the coding sequence ATGGCGAGTAAGCAGTCTCCTGCCAAAAAGCCCTCTGCCAAGCAGGCGGGCATTCTTGCAACTATTGAACTTCTCAAGAGATATTACCCTGACGCTTATTGCGCCCTGAATTACACCAATCCTTTTGAGCTTCTGGTGGCCACCATTCTTTCAGCCCAGTGCACGGATGAAAGAGTCAACATGGTGACCCCGGCGCTGTTCAAAAAATACCCAACCCCGAAGGCCATGGCAAAAGCTCCGGTAGAGTCCCTTGAGGAACTCATCCGTTCTACGGGGTTCTATAAAAACAAAGCAAAAAATCTGAAAGCCTGTGCAACCACTCTGGTGGAAAAGCACCATGGCGAAGTCCCGCAAAGTCTCGAGGCTTTGGTCGAGCTGGGAGGCGTGGGTCGCAAGACCGCCAATGTGGTGCTGGGAAATGCCTTCAATATTCCAAGCGGGATCGTTGTGGACACCCATGTGACCCGATTGGCCAACCGCTTAGGGTGGGTGAAAACCGACAATGCGGTGATGATTGAGCGTCAATTGTCAAAGCTCGTCCCAGTTGAAGATTGGATCATGCTGCCGCACTGGCTGATTTCTCATGGTCGAGCTGTCTGTAAGGCGAGAAAACCTGCGTGCAGTCATTGCTTTCTCGAGGAGACTTGCCCTAAGAAGGGTGTCTAG